From one Tsukamurella tyrosinosolvens genomic stretch:
- a CDS encoding alpha/beta hydrolase, whose translation MKAGKPLLTALAVLSAAALAGCSVQIGGTAEPAGGSAAPSTATSTATSAAGVPAPLQKYYGQQLAWGSCAAVAKADDITEYDKTKLECAQLTVPIDYDDPSAGETKLAVARVKATGQRRGSLLMNPGGPGGSGVQQVAGKSMEADKFEIARSFDLVGWDPRGVGASSPAVKCFSDKQRDENRLSTLAYDNSPAGIAKQEAFNKSQADLCAQKMGKTFLANVGTADTVRDLDVLRAVLGDAKLTYLGYSYGTLIGAVYAETFPDRVRAMVLDGAVDPALDSITSSVQQMAGFQTVFDDWAKDCAKYPTCPVGTDPSKATERYQQLTRPLIDKTVRGSGGRQLSYSDATTATIQAMYAQQLWEPLRRGLTGLQRGDGSLLQRIADLYLNRDELGRYSPMMDANTAINCVDGPAVTDPADLSRLDTEIRKAAPFLDDGRGTGRSAKGTCAFWAAAPTLKPHEASAVGAPKLVVVSTTHDPATPYENGVNLARQLDASLISFEGSQHTVSLEGNACVDDAVTAYLRDLKTPAEGLRCTA comes from the coding sequence ATGAAGGCAGGCAAGCCCCTCCTGACCGCGCTCGCGGTCCTCTCCGCGGCGGCGCTCGCAGGATGTTCGGTCCAGATCGGCGGGACCGCGGAACCGGCGGGCGGATCCGCCGCTCCCAGCACGGCCACCTCCACCGCGACGTCGGCGGCGGGCGTCCCCGCGCCGCTCCAGAAGTACTACGGGCAGCAGCTCGCCTGGGGCTCGTGCGCCGCGGTCGCCAAGGCCGACGACATCACCGAGTACGACAAGACGAAGCTCGAGTGCGCGCAGCTCACGGTGCCGATCGACTACGACGATCCGTCGGCGGGGGAGACGAAGCTCGCCGTCGCGCGGGTCAAGGCCACGGGGCAACGCCGGGGCTCACTCCTCATGAACCCCGGCGGCCCGGGCGGCTCCGGCGTGCAGCAGGTCGCGGGCAAGTCCATGGAGGCCGACAAGTTCGAGATCGCCCGCAGCTTCGACCTGGTGGGCTGGGACCCGCGCGGCGTGGGCGCGAGCTCGCCCGCCGTGAAGTGCTTCAGCGACAAGCAGCGCGACGAGAACCGCCTGTCCACCCTGGCCTACGACAACTCGCCCGCGGGGATCGCGAAGCAGGAGGCGTTCAACAAGTCCCAGGCCGACCTCTGCGCGCAGAAGATGGGCAAGACGTTCCTCGCGAACGTCGGGACCGCCGACACCGTCCGCGACCTGGACGTGCTGCGCGCCGTGCTCGGCGACGCGAAGCTCACCTACCTCGGCTACAGCTACGGCACGCTCATCGGCGCCGTCTACGCGGAGACCTTCCCGGACCGCGTCCGGGCCATGGTGCTCGACGGTGCCGTCGACCCCGCGCTGGACTCGATCACCTCGAGCGTGCAGCAGATGGCCGGCTTCCAGACCGTCTTCGACGACTGGGCCAAGGACTGCGCGAAGTATCCGACCTGCCCGGTCGGCACGGACCCGTCGAAGGCGACGGAACGGTACCAGCAGCTGACCAGGCCGCTCATCGACAAGACGGTCCGCGGCTCGGGCGGCCGGCAGCTGAGCTACAGCGACGCCACCACGGCCACGATCCAGGCCATGTACGCGCAACAGCTGTGGGAACCCCTGCGGCGCGGCCTCACCGGACTCCAGCGGGGCGACGGTTCCCTGCTGCAGCGCATCGCCGACCTGTACCTCAACCGCGACGAGCTGGGCCGTTACTCGCCGATGATGGACGCCAACACCGCCATCAACTGCGTCGACGGCCCCGCCGTGACCGACCCCGCCGACCTGTCCCGCCTCGACACCGAGATCCGCAAGGCCGCGCCCTTCCTCGACGACGGTCGCGGTACCGGACGCTCGGCGAAGGGGACGTGCGCCTTCTGGGCCGCGGCGCCCACGCTCAAACCGCACGAGGCGAGCGCCGTCGGCGCCCCGAAGCTGGTCGTCGTCTCCACCACGCACGATCCGGCGACGCCGTACGAGAACGGGGTGAATCTCGCGCGACAGCTCGATGCCTCCCTGATCAGCTTCGAGGGCAGCCAGCACACCGTGTCCCTGGAGGGCAACGCCTGCGTCGACGACGCGGTGACGGCCTACCTGCGCGACCTCAAGACCCCGGCCGAGGGCCTGCGCTGCACGGCGTGA
- a CDS encoding nitroreductase family deazaflavin-dependent oxidoreductase, with translation MRVLSVVVGAVVLLPLAAVAVILAGIRFRIRPILDLVRRINRDFTNPRSMGDAESPDSTRTVVRHVGRRSGKSYETPVDAFDTDRGTLLIALPYGPDTDWVRNIRAAGTVDLLRRGATMTASEPRVVATAAVLGEIPVGAQRTLRLFNVENCLELRVA, from the coding sequence ATGCGCGTACTGTCCGTCGTCGTCGGAGCCGTCGTGCTCCTCCCCCTCGCGGCGGTCGCCGTGATCCTCGCGGGCATCCGGTTCCGGATCCGCCCGATCCTCGACCTCGTCCGCCGCATCAACCGGGACTTCACCAATCCCCGGTCGATGGGTGACGCCGAGTCCCCCGACTCCACCCGCACCGTCGTGCGGCACGTGGGCCGCCGCAGCGGCAAGTCCTACGAGACCCCCGTGGACGCCTTCGACACCGACCGCGGCACCCTGCTCATCGCCCTGCCGTACGGGCCCGACACGGACTGGGTCCGCAACATCCGCGCGGCGGGCACCGTCGACCTCCTGCGCCGGGGTGCGACGATGACGGCGTCGGAGCCCCGCGTGGTCGCGACCGCCGCGGTGCTGGGTGAGATCCCGGTCGGCGCGCAGCGCACGCTGCGACTGTTCAACGTCGAGAACTGCCTGGAGCTCCGCGTGGCCTGA
- the glnA gene encoding type I glutamate--ammonia ligase codes for MDRQQEFVLRTIEERDIRFVRLWFTDVLGFLKSVAIAPAELEGAFTEGIGFDGSSIEGFSRVSEADTVAKPDPSTFQVLPWTSGDGEMHSVRMFCDIAMPDGTPSWGDSRHVLRRQLNRAADLGFSCYVHPEIEFYLLKKESGPHGMPIPADNGGYFDQAVHESAPNFRRKAIEALEAMGISVEFSHHEAGPGQQEIDLRYADALSMADNVMTFRYLVKEVAMTEGVKASFMPKPFSAHPGSGMHTHMSLFEGDSNAFHDPDDELQLSSTGKAFIAGILHHAPEISAVTNQWVNSYKRLVTGDEAPTAATWGAANRSAMVRVPLYTPNKASSRRIEVRSPDSACNPYLAFAVLCAAGLEGIKGGYELPEAAEDDVRQMTARERRSMGFKDLPASLDDALVLMEKSELVAETLGEHVFEYFLRNKWSEWNDYRAVVTPFELDRFLSL; via the coding sequence ATGGACCGGCAGCAGGAGTTCGTGCTTCGCACCATCGAGGAACGGGACATCCGCTTCGTGCGGCTGTGGTTCACCGACGTCCTCGGCTTCCTCAAGTCCGTGGCGATCGCCCCCGCGGAGCTGGAGGGCGCGTTCACCGAGGGGATCGGCTTCGACGGCAGCTCGATCGAGGGCTTCTCCCGCGTCTCGGAGGCGGACACCGTCGCCAAGCCCGACCCGTCGACCTTCCAGGTGCTGCCCTGGACCAGCGGCGACGGGGAGATGCACTCCGTCCGCATGTTCTGCGACATCGCGATGCCCGACGGGACGCCGTCCTGGGGCGACAGCCGGCACGTGCTGCGGCGCCAGCTCAACCGCGCCGCCGATCTCGGCTTCTCCTGCTACGTGCACCCGGAGATCGAGTTCTACCTCCTGAAGAAGGAGTCCGGGCCGCACGGCATGCCGATCCCCGCCGACAACGGCGGCTACTTCGACCAGGCCGTGCACGAGTCGGCGCCGAACTTCCGGCGCAAGGCGATCGAGGCCCTCGAGGCGATGGGGATCTCCGTCGAGTTCAGCCACCACGAGGCGGGCCCCGGCCAGCAGGAGATCGACCTGCGGTACGCGGACGCGCTCTCCATGGCGGATAACGTGATGACCTTCCGCTACCTGGTCAAGGAAGTCGCGATGACCGAGGGCGTGAAGGCCTCCTTCATGCCGAAGCCCTTCTCGGCCCACCCGGGCTCGGGCATGCACACCCACATGAGCCTGTTCGAGGGCGACTCCAACGCCTTCCACGACCCCGACGACGAGTTGCAGCTCTCGTCCACCGGCAAGGCCTTCATCGCGGGCATCCTGCACCACGCGCCCGAGATCTCCGCCGTCACCAATCAGTGGGTGAACTCCTACAAGCGCCTGGTGACCGGCGACGAGGCGCCCACGGCCGCCACGTGGGGCGCCGCGAACCGCTCCGCCATGGTCCGCGTGCCGCTGTACACCCCGAACAAGGCGAGCAGCCGCCGCATCGAGGTGCGCTCGCCCGATTCGGCGTGCAACCCGTACCTGGCGTTCGCGGTCCTCTGCGCCGCCGGGCTCGAGGGCATCAAGGGCGGCTACGAGCTGCCCGAGGCCGCCGAGGACGACGTGCGGCAGATGACCGCCCGCGAGCGCCGTTCCATGGGCTTCAAGGACCTGCCCGCCAGCCTCGACGACGCCCTCGTGCTCATGGAGAAGAGCGAATTGGTCGCGGAGACGCTGGGGGAGCACGTCTTCGAGTACTTCCTACGCAACAAGTGGTCCGAGTGGAACGACTACCGCGCGGTGGTCACCCCGTTCGAGCTCGACCGCTTCCTCTCGCTGTAG
- a CDS encoding FKBP-type peptidyl-prolyl cis-trans isomerase gives MRASRPTLAVVAAVLAAGALTACSTPEASAACPTGAPSTANSPDWTYQGQTGSIVVTGPTDTASPQITVEKPFSVAQTHVQAFNPPGDGAVVGEAATVSVCYLGVNGRTGERFDSTYDRGKPASFSLDGVIPGFKKAIAGQKVGTSVGVAIAPMDGYVTGQPSAGIQAGDTLIFAIKILSAS, from the coding sequence ATGCGTGCCTCCCGCCCGACCCTCGCCGTCGTCGCCGCCGTCCTCGCGGCGGGGGCGCTCACCGCCTGCAGCACGCCGGAGGCCTCCGCGGCCTGCCCGACGGGCGCGCCCAGCACGGCGAACTCGCCCGACTGGACCTACCAGGGCCAGACGGGGTCGATCGTGGTCACCGGGCCGACCGACACCGCGTCGCCGCAGATCACCGTCGAGAAGCCCTTCTCCGTGGCGCAGACCCACGTCCAGGCCTTCAACCCGCCCGGCGACGGCGCCGTGGTGGGCGAGGCGGCGACGGTCTCCGTCTGCTACCTGGGCGTGAACGGCCGGACCGGCGAGCGCTTCGACAGCACCTACGACCGCGGCAAGCCCGCCTCCTTCTCCCTGGACGGCGTGATCCCCGGCTTCAAGAAGGCCATCGCCGGGCAGAAGGTCGGCACCTCGGTGGGCGTGGCCATCGCGCCGATGGACGGCTACGTCACCGGCCAGCCCTCCGCCGGCATCCAGGCCGGAGACACGCTGATCTTCGCGATCAAGATCCTCTCCGCCTCGTAG
- a CDS encoding endonuclease/exonuclease/phosphatase family protein → MRFFFRTAASIVGTAALLGAILALVLHFWPGTDRITVAAAAVSPVLLVACIALAVVCLLYVRALLRLVLAVAVAAAGIWVQAPLWRGEPAPTGQALTVLTANIQVGAGDTDALAKLVRDNRVDVLAVLEVTDEAAQRIGASSIATDLPHSFVRSAALADGTALYSRHPLTSTGVVPGFVMNALTAVATVPGRGDVQLFALHPVPPLDAGTWDSELRRIGALLQGVPEGRPVVALGDYNATYDHVRFRSLLTGGYRDAGQLAGAGWLPTYPTDKAYPPVVGIDHVLLRGLGAASVSGHEVPGADHRAVLARVG, encoded by the coding sequence ATGAGGTTCTTCTTCCGGACGGCGGCGAGCATCGTCGGCACCGCGGCCCTGCTGGGCGCGATCCTGGCTCTCGTCCTGCACTTCTGGCCCGGCACCGACCGCATCACGGTCGCGGCCGCCGCGGTCTCGCCGGTGCTGTTGGTGGCGTGCATCGCTCTCGCCGTGGTGTGCCTGCTGTACGTCCGCGCACTGCTGCGCCTGGTGCTGGCAGTGGCGGTGGCCGCGGCGGGGATCTGGGTGCAGGCGCCCCTGTGGCGCGGCGAGCCGGCGCCCACTGGCCAGGCGCTGACCGTGCTGACCGCGAACATCCAAGTGGGTGCGGGCGATACGGATGCGCTCGCGAAGCTGGTGCGCGACAACCGCGTCGACGTGCTCGCCGTCCTCGAGGTGACGGACGAGGCGGCCCAGCGGATCGGAGCGTCGAGCATCGCCACCGACCTGCCGCACTCGTTCGTGCGGTCGGCGGCCCTCGCCGACGGCACGGCGCTCTACAGCCGCCACCCCCTCACGAGCACCGGCGTCGTCCCCGGCTTCGTCATGAACGCGCTGACCGCCGTCGCCACCGTCCCCGGCCGGGGCGACGTGCAGCTCTTCGCGCTCCATCCCGTGCCGCCCCTGGACGCCGGTACCTGGGACTCCGAACTGCGCCGGATCGGGGCCCTCCTGCAGGGCGTGCCCGAGGGGAGGCCCGTCGTCGCCCTGGGCGACTACAACGCCACCTACGATCACGTGCGCTTCCGCAGCCTGCTCACGGGCGGCTACCGCGACGCGGGACAGCTCGCGGGCGCCGGGTGGCTGCCGACCTACCCGACGGACAAGGCCTACCCGCCGGTGGTCGGCATCGACCACGTCCTGCTGCGCGGGCTCGGCGCCGCCTCCGTGTCCGGGCACGAGGTGCCGGGCGCGGACCATCGCGCGGTGCTCGCCCGCGTGGGCTGA
- a CDS encoding bifunctional [glutamine synthetase] adenylyltransferase/[glutamine synthetase]-adenylyl-L-tyrosine phosphorylase codes for MPPTNREVRRPSAGRLGLLDSNAEQNLESLGWANAECADVLWALSRAADPDWTLRALVRLRESAGDDWPEIAELIRGDKTFRGRLFGLLGASDALGDHLISHPASWRLLRDTAPLRSRDDLITAMLATVDAVKVPGRRDDDLLYRAAITGGAAIAALRDGYRDLVMVLAARDLAELVENEPTLPFSLVGAHLADLADAALTAALSVAVATVHPDSDPQGRLAVVAMGKCGARELNYVSDVDVIFVAEPADGASARLAGEMMRIGSAAFFDVDAALRPEGKAGSLTRTLESHVAYYKRWAKTWEFQALLKARPQTGDLELGHEYLGALSPMVWEAAEREDFVQDVQEMRRRVEENIAPDLRERELKLGRGGLRDVEFAVQLLQLVHGRTDETLRERSTVDALEALTVGGYVGRDDGANFTASYEFLRTLEHRLQLRRMERTHLLPPSDHEEAWRWLARAAHIRPDGDRDAAGVLRAELKRQSARVRRLHTKLFYRPLLDSIANLDADAVSLSDDAIVARLAALGFLQPQHALAHLKAMADSSRRGRIQTILLPTLLEWLSETPNPDAGLLNYRKLSEDLRDVEWYLRVLRDESVVAQRLMTVLGSSTFVAELLARSPEVIRLYSDGATGPKLIEPSPREVYNGMLAAVSRAHHRDRAIAVARAMRRSEIARVASADILGMMTVPEVCAALSSVWGAALDAALVSEVATSVVERESSRSAYPAGAPARIAVIGMGRLGGHEIGYGSDADVLFVCAPNEGYEDSDAVRWANQVADAVRTRLGAPSVDPGLEVDTGLRPEGRNGPVVRTLAAYRAYYQQWAQPWEVQALLRATHVAGDEDIAREFLHLVDETRYPEGGVSPTTVNELRRIKARVDSERLPRGADPATHTKLGRGGLSDVEWTVQLEQLRHASAVPALRNTSTLESLDAIEENELLPAADVELLRAAWLTATRARNALFLVRGKPVDQLPGPGAVLSNVAYVAGWRGTSLDFLDDYLRTTRRGRAVVDRVFWGE; via the coding sequence GTGCCGCCCACGAACCGCGAGGTCCGCCGCCCGAGCGCGGGCCGGTTGGGCCTCCTGGACTCCAACGCCGAACAGAACCTCGAATCCCTGGGATGGGCGAACGCCGAGTGCGCTGACGTCCTCTGGGCGCTCTCCCGCGCCGCCGACCCGGACTGGACGCTGCGCGCCCTCGTGCGCCTGCGGGAATCCGCGGGCGACGACTGGCCGGAGATCGCCGAACTGATCCGTGGCGACAAGACCTTCCGCGGCCGGCTCTTCGGTCTCCTCGGCGCCTCCGATGCGCTCGGCGACCACCTCATCAGCCATCCCGCCTCGTGGCGGCTGCTGCGGGACACCGCGCCGCTGCGCTCGCGTGACGACCTGATCACCGCGATGCTCGCCACGGTCGACGCCGTGAAGGTGCCGGGGCGCCGCGACGACGACCTGCTCTACCGCGCGGCGATCACCGGCGGCGCAGCGATCGCGGCGCTGCGGGACGGCTACCGCGACCTGGTGATGGTGCTCGCCGCCCGCGACCTCGCCGAGCTGGTGGAGAACGAGCCCACGCTGCCCTTCTCCCTCGTGGGCGCCCACCTCGCCGACCTCGCCGACGCGGCGCTCACCGCCGCTCTGTCGGTCGCGGTCGCCACCGTGCATCCCGACTCCGACCCGCAGGGCCGGCTCGCCGTGGTCGCCATGGGCAAGTGCGGCGCCCGGGAGCTGAACTACGTCTCCGATGTGGACGTGATCTTCGTGGCCGAGCCCGCCGACGGCGCCTCGGCCCGACTCGCGGGCGAGATGATGCGGATCGGCTCCGCCGCCTTCTTCGACGTCGACGCCGCGCTGCGGCCGGAGGGCAAGGCCGGCAGCCTCACCCGCACGTTGGAATCGCATGTGGCGTACTACAAGCGGTGGGCGAAGACCTGGGAGTTCCAGGCGCTGCTCAAGGCCCGGCCGCAGACCGGCGACCTGGAGCTGGGCCACGAGTACCTCGGCGCCCTGAGCCCGATGGTGTGGGAGGCCGCCGAGCGCGAGGACTTCGTGCAGGACGTGCAGGAGATGCGCCGCCGGGTCGAGGAGAACATCGCCCCCGACCTCCGCGAGCGCGAGCTCAAGCTGGGGCGCGGCGGCCTGCGCGACGTCGAGTTCGCCGTCCAGCTCCTGCAACTCGTGCACGGCCGCACCGACGAGACGCTGCGCGAGCGGAGCACCGTCGACGCGCTGGAGGCGCTCACCGTCGGCGGCTACGTCGGCCGCGACGACGGCGCGAACTTCACCGCGTCGTACGAGTTCCTCCGCACGCTGGAGCACCGGCTGCAGCTGCGCCGCATGGAACGCACCCACCTGCTGCCGCCGTCCGACCACGAAGAGGCGTGGCGCTGGCTCGCGCGTGCCGCCCACATCCGGCCCGACGGAGACCGCGACGCCGCCGGCGTGCTGCGGGCCGAGCTCAAGCGGCAATCCGCGCGGGTGCGCCGGCTGCACACCAAGCTCTTCTACCGGCCGCTGCTGGACTCGATCGCGAACCTCGACGCGGACGCGGTGAGCCTGAGCGACGACGCGATCGTCGCGCGACTCGCCGCCCTCGGCTTCCTCCAGCCGCAGCACGCGCTGGCGCACCTCAAGGCGATGGCCGACTCGTCGCGGCGCGGCCGGATCCAGACGATCCTGCTGCCGACCCTGCTCGAATGGCTCAGTGAGACCCCGAATCCCGATGCGGGCCTGCTGAACTACCGCAAGCTCTCCGAGGACCTGCGCGATGTGGAGTGGTACCTGCGGGTCCTGCGCGACGAGTCGGTCGTCGCGCAGCGGCTCATGACGGTGCTCGGCTCCTCGACCTTCGTGGCCGAGCTGCTGGCCCGCTCGCCCGAGGTGATCCGCCTCTACTCGGACGGCGCCACCGGCCCCAAGCTCATCGAGCCCTCGCCGCGCGAGGTGTACAACGGGATGCTCGCCGCGGTCAGCCGGGCTCACCACCGGGACCGCGCGATCGCCGTGGCGCGGGCCATGCGGCGCAGCGAGATCGCCCGCGTCGCCTCGGCCGACATCCTCGGCATGATGACGGTGCCCGAGGTCTGCGCGGCCCTGTCGTCGGTGTGGGGCGCGGCCCTCGACGCCGCGCTGGTATCCGAGGTCGCGACGTCGGTGGTCGAGCGCGAGTCCAGCCGCAGCGCCTATCCGGCCGGCGCGCCTGCGCGGATCGCCGTGATCGGCATGGGCCGGCTCGGCGGCCACGAGATCGGTTACGGCTCCGACGCCGACGTGCTGTTCGTCTGCGCGCCGAACGAGGGCTACGAGGACTCCGACGCCGTGCGCTGGGCCAACCAGGTGGCCGACGCCGTGCGGACGCGGCTCGGCGCACCGTCGGTGGACCCCGGCCTGGAGGTCGACACGGGCCTGCGCCCCGAGGGCCGCAACGGCCCCGTCGTTCGGACGCTGGCCGCCTACCGCGCCTACTACCAGCAGTGGGCGCAGCCGTGGGAGGTGCAGGCGCTCCTGCGCGCCACGCACGTGGCCGGCGACGAGGACATCGCCCGCGAGTTCCTGCACCTGGTCGACGAGACGCGGTACCCCGAGGGCGGCGTCTCGCCCACGACGGTCAACGAGCTGCGTCGCATCAAGGCCCGCGTCGATTCGGAACGGCTGCCCCGAGGCGCGGACCCGGCGACGCACACCAAGCTCGGCCGCGGCGGCCTCTCCGACGTGGAGTGGACGGTGCAGCTCGAGCAGCTGCGGCACGCCAGCGCGGTGCCCGCGCTGCGCAACACCTCCACCCTCGAGTCGCTCGACGCCATCGAGGAGAACGAGCTGCTCCCGGCGGCCGACGTCGAGCTGCTGCGGGCGGCCTGGCTCACCGCCACCCGCGCCCGTAATGCCCTGTTCCTGGTGCGCGGCAAGCCCGTCGACCAGCTGCCGGGGCCGGGCGCGGTGCTCTCCAACGTGGCCTACGTGGCCGGCTGGCGCGGCACCTCGCTGGACTTCCTCGACGACTACCTGCGCACGACCCGCCGCGGGCGCGCCGTGGTCGACCGGGTCTTCTGGGGCGAATAG
- a CDS encoding FKBP-type peptidyl-prolyl cis-trans isomerase, which yields MDAPFARLTVAAAAACAVPLAGCGASTEAPATSSASGTIDACPAAAPAADAKAITLNGVAGRALVVPPTAHAAPRITVDAPYRVDRSQTVVAEAGSGALLTEKSVVTVCYQSVNGRTGAVFDDAFARSTSAEIALPDVVTGFRTALVGQRSGATVVTAVTAADGYPKGEPRAGVDPGDTLIFAIRVLAAN from the coding sequence GTGGATGCACCGTTCGCGCGCCTCACCGTCGCCGCCGCCGCGGCCTGCGCCGTCCCCCTCGCCGGGTGCGGCGCATCGACGGAGGCGCCCGCCACGTCCAGCGCGAGCGGCACCATCGACGCCTGCCCCGCCGCGGCGCCTGCCGCGGACGCGAAGGCGATCACGCTGAACGGCGTCGCGGGCCGTGCCCTCGTCGTGCCGCCGACCGCACACGCGGCGCCGCGCATCACCGTCGACGCGCCCTACCGGGTGGACCGGTCCCAGACGGTCGTCGCCGAGGCGGGTTCGGGCGCGCTGCTGACCGAGAAGTCCGTGGTCACCGTCTGCTACCAGAGCGTGAACGGCCGGACGGGCGCGGTCTTCGACGACGCCTTCGCCCGCTCGACCTCGGCCGAGATCGCCCTGCCCGACGTGGTGACGGGCTTCCGGACCGCGCTCGTCGGGCAGCGGTCCGGCGCGACGGTGGTCACGGCCGTCACCGCGGCCGACGGGTACCCCAAGGGCGAGCCGCGGGCGGGCGTCGACCCGGGCGACACCCTGATCTTCGCGATCCGCGTCCTGGCGGCGAACTAG